One genomic window of Synergistaceae bacterium DZ-S4 includes the following:
- the hisC gene encoding histidinol-phosphate transaminase codes for MDKKELFYSIARPNIRDLEEYDPGPVFPDLVRISSNENNLGVSGRAIEAIKNAASECNRYGDSRCDSLRDKLARKYGMTPGRFVIGNGLDGVFTMLGRAFIEPGDEVVCGELTFSVYAETAEIMGGKVVKVPMTDDMELDVDGFVSAVTDKTRMVVFCNPNNPTGTGTGIVDIRKMLDAIPEKVLFVLDEAYIEFADENTADGMTLLDEYPNLMVCRTFSKVYGLAGLRVGWVAGDEDLMRYLYKVREPYVVSVPAAAGAEAALDDIEFLSKSVDMARNEKKRLYDFFRSNSIKFIPSQTNFILLPLGDLSAPLRDGLLEEGIIVRLLRFRSKGIIRITVGLPEENTLLMEKFMGVYREAKCDIKVDNYTKGE; via the coding sequence ATGGATAAAAAAGAGCTTTTCTACAGCATCGCGCGCCCAAATATAAGAGACCTTGAAGAATATGACCCCGGGCCGGTATTCCCCGATCTTGTCCGCATCTCGTCAAACGAAAACAACCTGGGTGTTTCGGGAAGGGCTATAGAGGCAATAAAAAACGCCGCTTCGGAATGCAACAGATACGGCGACAGCAGGTGCGACAGCCTGAGGGATAAGCTTGCCCGCAAATACGGAATGACTCCGGGCCGGTTCGTGATCGGCAACGGCCTTGACGGTGTATTTACGATGTTGGGACGCGCCTTCATCGAACCGGGGGACGAGGTGGTCTGCGGAGAACTTACCTTCTCCGTATATGCGGAGACGGCTGAGATCATGGGGGGTAAAGTGGTCAAGGTCCCGATGACCGATGATATGGAACTGGATGTCGACGGGTTTGTCAGCGCGGTCACAGATAAAACCAGGATGGTCGTTTTCTGCAATCCCAACAATCCGACTGGAACGGGAACGGGCATCGTGGATATCAGGAAAATGCTTGATGCTATACCCGAAAAGGTGCTTTTTGTCCTCGATGAGGCATATATAGAATTTGCCGATGAAAATACGGCTGACGGGATGACCCTGCTTGATGAATATCCTAATCTTATGGTCTGCAGGACATTCTCAAAGGTATACGGCCTGGCGGGTCTCCGTGTCGGATGGGTCGCAGGCGACGAAGATCTGATGAGATACCTTTACAAAGTCAGGGAACCTTATGTCGTATCAGTTCCCGCTGCTGCAGGAGCGGAAGCCGCTCTTGACGACATTGAGTTTTTGAGCAAAAGCGTTGATATGGCAAGAAATGAGAAAAAGAGGCTTTATGATTTCTTCCGCTCAAACAGCATAAAATTCATCCCTTCACAGACCAACTTCATCCTTCTTCCGCTCGGTGATCTCTCTGCACCGCTTAGAGACGGCCTGCTTGAAGAGGGTATTATAGTACGCCTTCTCCGTTTTCGGAGCAAAGGGATAATAAGGATCACCGTAGGACTTCCAGAAGAGAATACCCTGCTGATGGAAAAATTCATGGGGGTATACCGGGAGGCAAAATGTGACATTAAGGTTGACAATTATACAAAAGGTGAATAG
- a CDS encoding phenylacetate--CoA ligase, whose protein sequence is MKLVIRNVETKISRIRYTLEKMVERDHPYAQKMKEYGVKPEHIKTARDMQLLPYTTKQDLQEHYPLGWLNVDRKHVVRFHATSGTTGNPTVVCYTQNDIKMWSECGAWCLGLAGLDEWDTLQVSYGYGLFTGGLGMHYAGEHRGLAVIPASGGATEKQVRMIKEMGVTAIACTPSYALRISEVWDDIDPDRFSNGGTMLKIGILGAEPWSEGLRKRLEEKLGIKALDIYGLSEAMGPGVAMECIHQSGLHVNDEAFLPEIIHPETLKNVEDGEEGELVLTSIKKEAYPIIRYRTRDRTRILPGPCPCGDPSVRIDRIGGRTDDMLIVRGVNVFPSQVEAALCRVKELTPNFVIDVWKKDGMDDIEITCERAPESNASEIEHIRNETKKRLKDSLGVNIEVNVAEPDTVPRSEGKAVRIRRHKEEHGAKI, encoded by the coding sequence ATGAAACTTGTAATAAGAAATGTCGAGACAAAGATTTCAAGGATACGCTACACACTGGAAAAAATGGTGGAAAGGGATCATCCTTACGCACAGAAGATGAAGGAGTACGGTGTCAAGCCTGAACACATAAAGACGGCCCGCGATATGCAGCTCCTTCCCTACACGACGAAGCAAGATCTGCAGGAGCACTATCCTCTCGGCTGGCTCAACGTTGACAGGAAACACGTTGTTCGTTTTCATGCGACTTCCGGTACTACAGGGAATCCTACAGTTGTATGCTACACACAGAATGACATAAAGATGTGGAGCGAGTGCGGAGCCTGGTGCCTTGGGCTCGCCGGGCTCGACGAGTGGGACACCCTCCAGGTCTCCTACGGATATGGACTCTTCACCGGAGGACTAGGAATGCACTACGCAGGTGAACATCGCGGACTTGCTGTGATACCGGCGTCGGGGGGAGCTACGGAAAAGCAGGTCAGGATGATAAAGGAGATGGGCGTCACTGCGATTGCATGCACTCCTTCCTACGCCCTCCGAATATCGGAGGTATGGGATGACATTGACCCTGACCGTTTTTCAAACGGAGGCACAATGCTCAAGATAGGCATATTGGGCGCCGAACCTTGGTCGGAGGGGCTCAGGAAGCGTCTTGAGGAAAAACTAGGGATAAAGGCACTCGATATATATGGGCTGAGCGAGGCCATGGGCCCCGGAGTCGCAATGGAGTGCATCCATCAGAGCGGCCTCCATGTCAACGACGAGGCGTTCCTTCCTGAAATAATCCACCCGGAGACGCTGAAGAATGTGGAAGACGGAGAAGAGGGAGAACTTGTCCTCACTTCGATCAAGAAGGAGGCATACCCGATAATCCGCTACCGAACGAGAGACCGTACACGCATCCTGCCCGGTCCCTGCCCGTGCGGAGACCCCAGTGTACGCATAGACAGGATAGGGGGAAGGACTGACGATATGCTGATCGTCAGAGGGGTCAACGTATTCCCGTCCCAGGTGGAGGCAGCCCTCTGCAGAGTAAAGGAGCTGACCCCCAATTTTGTGATCGATGTATGGAAAAAGGACGGAATGGATGATATCGAAATAACATGTGAACGTGCCCCCGAAAGCAACGCTTCGGAGATCGAACATATAAGGAATGAGACCAAGAAGCGGCTGAAGGACAGCCTCGGGGTCAATATCGAGGTAAATGTCGCCGAACCGGATACCGTGCCGCGCTCTGAAGGAAAGGCGGTACGCATCAGGAGACATAAGGAAGAGCACGGCGCCAAAATTTAG
- a CDS encoding phenylacetate--CoA ligase → MVHSETASGKTTELQAVLSRLWDRNHPYADKMKDVRVKPSDIRTPKDIEKLPFTTKQDLQAHYPLGWLGCDKDDLVRFHATSGTTGNPTVVGYTANDIFWWKKAMKTAFKRATLTSKDILQISTGYGLFTGSQGFHDAAEDMGITVIPASGGFTERQFKLMRDLGTTVFTCTPSYAVKLCEVWETFSEEEKAKYCLRLGILGAEAWSEGLRAKIQDTLGIPAIDSYGLSEAMGPGVGMECLERNGIHLFDEGFIFEIIDPETLNPLGPGEEGELVITSLKKEAFPIVRYRTRDLTSIIPGVCKCGDRSTRIKRIKGRSDDMIIFHGVNVFPSVIEKALCRVSGLTANYQIRVWEVDGFQQMSVACERSADSTQDMADALLEKGKKSIHSALGIHVPLTVAEPGTLPRFEGKSKHIVRE, encoded by the coding sequence ATGGTACACAGTGAAACAGCGTCAGGTAAAACAACAGAACTTCAGGCAGTCTTGAGCAGGCTTTGGGACCGCAACCATCCCTATGCGGACAAGATGAAGGATGTCAGGGTCAAGCCCTCGGATATCCGTACGCCAAAAGATATTGAAAAACTGCCCTTCACGACCAAACAGGACCTTCAGGCTCATTATCCGCTTGGGTGGCTTGGCTGCGACAAGGATGACCTGGTGCGCTTCCATGCCACATCAGGAACGACGGGCAATCCTACTGTGGTCGGATACACGGCAAACGACATATTCTGGTGGAAGAAGGCCATGAAGACCGCATTCAAACGGGCTACGCTCACATCGAAGGATATACTGCAGATATCGACAGGTTACGGTCTCTTTACCGGAAGCCAGGGATTCCACGATGCGGCGGAAGATATGGGCATCACGGTCATCCCCGCAAGCGGAGGTTTTACCGAACGTCAGTTCAAACTCATGCGCGATCTTGGCACGACAGTCTTCACATGTACCCCGTCCTATGCCGTAAAACTCTGTGAAGTCTGGGAAACATTCTCAGAGGAGGAAAAGGCAAAATACTGTCTCCGCCTTGGCATCCTCGGAGCTGAAGCATGGTCGGAAGGCCTGAGGGCGAAGATCCAGGATACTCTCGGCATACCTGCGATCGACAGCTACGGCCTCTCAGAGGCTATGGGGCCGGGTGTGGGAATGGAATGTCTTGAGAGGAACGGGATCCATCTTTTTGACGAGGGTTTCATATTTGAGATAATCGATCCTGAGACACTGAACCCCCTCGGGCCGGGCGAAGAGGGAGAACTTGTCATTACCTCACTTAAAAAAGAAGCCTTTCCGATAGTGCGCTACAGGACCCGTGACCTTACGAGCATAATACCCGGTGTCTGTAAATGCGGCGACAGGAGCACCAGGATCAAAAGGATCAAGGGACGCTCTGACGACATGATAATCTTCCACGGCGTGAACGTCTTCCCATCAGTAATTGAGAAGGCGCTCTGCAGGGTCTCGGGACTTACGGCCAACTATCAGATCAGGGTCTGGGAGGTCGATGGCTTCCAGCAGATGAGCGTCGCCTGTGAAAGGTCCGCTGACAGCACACAGGATATGGCGGACGCGCTCCTGGAGAAGGGCAAAAAATCCATCCACAGCGCGCTCGGCATCCATGTTCCGCTGACGGTGGCAGAGCCCGGGACCCTTCCCAGGTTCGAGGGGAAATCAAAGCATATAGTAAGGGAATAA
- a CDS encoding Hsp20/alpha crystallin family protein yields the protein MVGLVPFNRRNRDLATKTGLEDFYNVLDDFFSSDWPMKRTLAYDTFKVDVQDSGNEYLIEAEMPGLSKEDIKLGLDDGKLTISVTKNESTEEKDKNYIHRERRSVSMSRTIHLADADASGIKAKLSDGLLKISVPKEEKSSATIDIDVE from the coding sequence ATGGTTGGACTGGTACCTTTCAACAGAAGGAACAGGGATCTCGCAACAAAGACCGGACTGGAGGACTTTTACAACGTGCTTGATGACTTTTTTTCAAGCGACTGGCCCATGAAGCGCACCCTGGCATATGACACATTCAAAGTTGATGTTCAGGACAGCGGAAACGAGTATCTTATTGAAGCCGAAATGCCGGGCCTCAGCAAGGAAGACATCAAGCTCGGACTGGATGACGGAAAGCTCACGATCTCAGTGACAAAAAACGAGAGCACGGAGGAAAAAGACAAGAATTACATCCACAGGGAAAGACGCTCTGTGTCCATGAGCAGGACCATACACCTGGCTGATGCTGACGCATCCGGGATAAAGGCCAAACTGAGCGACGGGCTTCTGAAGATAAGCGTCCCGAAGGAAGAGAAATCAAGCGCAACGATCGATATCGATGTTGAATAG
- a CDS encoding DUF2703 domain-containing protein, with amino-acid sequence MVGCDPIKDEGCCSCNSKKVLVEYLYLDLETCDRCIGTDAVLEEVLKEIGPALLCAGYDVEFEKKEISSREIAAEYRFLSSPAIRVNGMDICESVAENSCGCCSDISGTDVECRVFEFEGEDYEVPPKEMLATSILRAVFAPKEECCCGNYSMPENIIAFFDGKEKKSKCSCRSSCC; translated from the coding sequence ATGGTCGGATGTGATCCAATAAAGGATGAAGGCTGCTGTTCCTGCAACAGTAAAAAGGTCCTGGTCGAATATCTTTATCTTGACCTTGAGACCTGTGACAGATGCATAGGAACTGATGCTGTGCTTGAAGAGGTGCTGAAAGAGATCGGGCCTGCACTTTTATGTGCAGGATATGATGTCGAATTTGAGAAAAAGGAAATATCATCCAGGGAAATAGCTGCAGAATACCGCTTTCTCTCTTCTCCTGCCATACGTGTCAACGGAATGGATATTTGCGAGTCGGTAGCAGAAAACAGCTGCGGTTGCTGCAGTGATATCAGCGGTACTGATGTCGAATGCAGGGTCTTCGAGTTCGAGGGAGAAGATTATGAAGTCCCTCCGAAAGAGATGCTGGCAACTTCAATACTCAGGGCTGTTTTCGCACCAAAGGAAGAGTGCTGCTGCGGGAATTATTCAATGCCGGAAAATATAATAGCTTTCTTTGACGGCAAAGAGAAAAAATCAAAGTGTTCCTGCCGATCAAGCTGCTGCTGA
- a CDS encoding permease: MTTKLHWKNNGDEKMNTLLETVKYFIFITAELTLLFLGISTLVALILMYVPQDKIKRYMSGKGILGNFVGALIGSLTPFCACSTIPLTLGFLEIGVPFGAVMSFVISSPLMNPIILTMMVVLMGMKAALVYLFVTFICAVIFGVILEKIGGAKLIKNVRIKSGGHLDKEEIPDTFKDKLILSFLKAFGDFRGVLVYLLIGVGIGAAIYGYLPGDFVLKFAGPDNPLAIPVAAAIGVPLYIRAETAIPIGLALMQKGMSVGAVIALIIGGAGMAIPEMSMLGAIFRKKLVAAIVAVIFLTAVTGGYIFNAISI; this comes from the coding sequence ATGACCACCAAACTGCATTGGAAAAATAATGGAGATGAAAAAATGAACACTCTTCTCGAAACGGTCAAATATTTTATTTTCATTACCGCAGAACTGACATTACTTTTTCTCGGAATAAGCACCCTGGTCGCTTTGATTCTTATGTATGTTCCTCAGGATAAGATAAAAAGATACATGTCCGGTAAAGGCATATTGGGTAATTTCGTCGGCGCATTGATAGGATCATTAACGCCATTCTGCGCATGTTCCACCATCCCCTTAACACTGGGATTTCTTGAAATTGGCGTCCCTTTCGGAGCTGTAATGTCATTTGTGATCTCATCACCGCTTATGAATCCGATAATATTAACTATGATGGTGGTATTAATGGGCATGAAAGCAGCTCTTGTTTATCTTTTTGTGACATTCATCTGTGCTGTAATATTTGGGGTAATCCTAGAAAAAATCGGCGGTGCAAAACTCATAAAAAATGTTCGTATTAAATCAGGCGGGCATTTGGACAAGGAAGAGATCCCTGATACTTTTAAAGACAAATTAATACTGTCGTTTTTAAAAGCGTTTGGAGATTTTAGAGGAGTATTAGTTTATCTGCTTATAGGTGTCGGGATAGGAGCGGCTATTTATGGCTATTTACCAGGAGATTTTGTCTTAAAATTTGCAGGACCTGATAACCCGCTTGCCATACCGGTCGCTGCGGCTATCGGGGTTCCTTTATACATTCGTGCCGAAACTGCAATACCTATCGGCCTGGCCCTGATGCAAAAAGGAATGAGCGTGGGAGCTGTGATCGCGCTTATCATAGGAGGAGCAGGGATGGCAATACCTGAGATGAGCATGCTTGGAGCAATTTTCAGAAAAAAGCTTGTTGCTGCTATTGTGGCAGTCATCTTCCTAACTGCAGTAACCGGAGGATATATTTTTAACGCTATTTCAATATAG
- a CDS encoding metalloregulator ArsR/SmtB family transcription factor, with protein sequence MVDKKTILDQKVSILKGIAHPVRLAVVEALADSEMCVCDIAEMFHFDRTTISKHLALMKGLGILEDRKEGLKVYYSLRIRCLPSMLSCIERVVEGNDPERVFVTGCCGK encoded by the coding sequence ATGGTCGATAAAAAAACAATTCTGGATCAGAAAGTTTCAATACTCAAAGGCATTGCCCACCCTGTCCGCCTTGCTGTAGTAGAAGCACTTGCTGATTCTGAGATGTGCGTATGCGACATTGCCGAAATGTTTCACTTTGACAGAACGACGATAAGCAAACACCTTGCCTTGATGAAAGGCCTGGGGATACTGGAGGACCGGAAGGAAGGGCTGAAGGTCTATTACAGCCTGAGGATACGCTGCCTTCCGTCGATGCTCTCCTGTATTGAAAGGGTAGTTGAAGGAAACGATCCCGAAAGAGTGTTCGTAACGGGATGCTGCGGGAAATAA
- a CDS encoding permease codes for MNDRKKFLWIAGFFLVFYFLPEGNERVAAGLTESIAMMSDYAREHVLLCLIPAFFIAGAISVFISQQSVMKYLGAKAEKWIAYSVASVSGTVLAVCSCTVLPLFAGIYKRGAGLGPATAFLYSGPAINVLAIVLTARVLGLELGIARAVGAVLFSVVIGLLMAVIFGREEAARQEEFAQFPEEESGRPLWKTVTYMAGMVVFLVFANWAAPKTPNSFWETVYGMKWILAGAGLAATVIASLTWFSKEERGEWFGSTWGYALQVVPLLFGGVLVAGFLLGRPGHEALIPSRYVAMLVGGNSAGANFFAALAGAFMYFATLTEVPILQGLIGAGMGMGPALALLLAGPALSLPSMLVINSIIGIKKTAVYIVLVVLLSTLAGMIFGMIAS; via the coding sequence ATGAACGATCGTAAAAAATTTTTATGGATAGCAGGGTTTTTCCTTGTTTTCTACTTCCTTCCGGAAGGAAACGAGCGAGTTGCTGCGGGGCTGACTGAATCAATAGCGATGATGTCAGATTACGCAAGGGAGCATGTGCTTCTCTGCCTTATCCCGGCATTCTTCATTGCAGGAGCAATCTCGGTATTTATAAGTCAGCAGTCCGTCATGAAATATCTTGGTGCAAAGGCTGAAAAATGGATAGCCTACTCCGTGGCCTCTGTATCCGGCACTGTCCTTGCCGTCTGCTCATGCACAGTCCTCCCCCTCTTTGCCGGTATCTACAAAAGAGGTGCGGGACTTGGCCCTGCGACAGCCTTCCTTTACTCGGGACCTGCCATCAATGTACTTGCGATCGTTCTGACAGCACGTGTGCTTGGGCTCGAGCTGGGGATAGCCAGGGCTGTGGGCGCAGTTCTTTTCAGTGTTGTAATAGGGCTCCTGATGGCTGTTATATTCGGCAGGGAAGAAGCGGCCAGGCAGGAAGAATTCGCACAGTTTCCGGAAGAAGAGAGCGGAAGGCCTCTTTGGAAGACAGTCACATACATGGCAGGCATGGTCGTATTTCTTGTTTTTGCAAACTGGGCAGCGCCAAAGACGCCGAATTCCTTCTGGGAAACCGTATACGGCATGAAATGGATACTTGCCGGAGCGGGTCTTGCGGCAACGGTCATCGCTTCACTCACATGGTTCAGCAAGGAAGAGAGAGGGGAATGGTTCGGATCCACATGGGGATATGCGCTCCAAGTTGTGCCGCTTTTGTTTGGCGGAGTCCTGGTCGCCGGATTTCTTCTAGGCCGTCCCGGGCATGAGGCCCTTATCCCGAGCCGATATGTAGCAATGCTGGTCGGAGGCAATTCTGCCGGGGCGAACTTCTTTGCAGCACTTGCAGGCGCCTTCATGTACTTCGCCACCCTCACGGAAGTTCCGATACTTCAGGGACTTATCGGCGCAGGAATGGGAATGGGCCCCGCATTGGCACTTCTTCTTGCGGGACCGGCGCTGTCATTGCCAAGCATGCTTGTCATAAACAGCATAATTGGAATTAAGAAGACAGCGGTTTACATTGTTCTTGTAGTGCTTCTTTCTACACTTGCAGGTATGATATTTGGTATGATAGCCTCTTGA
- a CDS encoding permease: MDSYILYAVTIVLLFFSYFKDKNKTKTSLKKGWKAFENILPEFLVVILFVGTLLAVLDPEMISMLIGGDSGWIGVILASLVGSVTLIPGFVAFPTAALLLQAGAGYMQIGAFISTLMMVGVVTMPVEIKYFGKKVTIYRNMMAFIFSFFVAYVIGKVAG, encoded by the coding sequence TTGGATTCATATATTCTATACGCCGTGACTATAGTCCTTCTTTTTTTCTCATACTTCAAGGACAAAAATAAGACAAAGACGTCCCTGAAAAAGGGGTGGAAGGCTTTCGAAAATATACTTCCAGAGTTTCTTGTTGTAATACTCTTTGTAGGGACGCTTCTTGCTGTACTTGACCCAGAGATGATATCAATGCTCATCGGCGGTGATTCGGGCTGGATCGGTGTCATCCTTGCCTCTCTGGTAGGCTCGGTCACACTGATCCCCGGTTTTGTTGCCTTTCCTACAGCAGCGCTCCTGCTCCAGGCTGGTGCGGGCTATATGCAGATCGGTGCCTTCATTTCAACCCTGATGATGGTCGGCGTTGTAACGATGCCGGTAGAGATCAAATATTTCGGGAAAAAAGTGACCATATATAGAAATATGATGGCCTTCATCTTTTCCTTCTTTGTTGCTTATGTGATAGGAAAGGTGGCGGGCTGA
- a CDS encoding permease → MALMLKRYRPFLIALACVGVLTLFNRGIGTKALFISVNSFVQMLFIIPPVFVLLGLLDVWVSRESMIRYMGEGSGIEGILLSIFIGSAAAGPLYAAFPVSALFMKKGVSFSNVMIFIGAWSTTKIPMVLFEFQSLGARFALTRLLVDIPGIIIIAVLLSNLVSGEDINKIYENVEKMDN, encoded by the coding sequence ATGGCTCTCATGCTGAAGAGATACAGGCCCTTCCTTATTGCCTTGGCATGTGTCGGAGTTCTGACGCTTTTTAACAGGGGCATTGGTACCAAGGCTCTTTTCATATCAGTGAACTCTTTTGTCCAAATGCTCTTTATAATCCCTCCTGTTTTCGTCCTCCTTGGGCTGCTCGACGTCTGGGTATCCAGGGAGAGCATGATCAGATATATGGGTGAGGGATCAGGAATTGAGGGAATACTTCTTTCCATCTTCATAGGTTCAGCTGCCGCTGGGCCGCTTTATGCGGCATTCCCCGTCAGCGCTCTCTTTATGAAAAAGGGAGTCAGCTTTTCAAACGTGATGATCTTTATAGGTGCATGGTCCACGACGAAAATTCCAATGGTCCTCTTCGAGTTTCAATCGTTGGGTGCCCGCTTTGCCCTGACAAGGCTGCTTGTCGATATACCGGGAATAATTATCATAGCAGTCCTTCTTTCGAATTTGGTAAGCGGGGAAGATATCAATAAAATTTACGAAAATGTCGAGAAAATGGATAACTGA
- a CDS encoding metalloregulator ArsR/SmtB family transcription factor, protein MDYKERLLLLKALSDPNRIMIVDMLSCGELCACTILEAFDLSQPTLSHHMKILCRAGLVTPRKEGKWTHYSLNSEKFSDLISFIGMISSGEGKERVYSDTKC, encoded by the coding sequence ATGGATTATAAGGAAAGATTGCTGCTTTTAAAGGCTTTATCAGATCCCAACAGAATCATGATAGTCGATATGCTTTCATGCGGAGAACTTTGTGCCTGTACCATCCTTGAAGCCTTTGATCTTTCTCAGCCCACCCTTTCACATCACATGAAGATCCTCTGCCGGGCAGGCCTTGTAACCCCAAGAAAAGAGGGCAAATGGACCCATTATTCACTTAACAGCGAGAAGTTTTCTGATCTTATTTCCTTTATAGGCATGATCTCATCGGGCGAGGGCAAAGAACGC